One part of the Aspergillus luchuensis IFO 4308 DNA, chromosome 5, nearly complete sequence genome encodes these proteins:
- a CDS encoding uncharacterized protein (COG:U;~EggNog:ENOG410QE3B;~InterPro:IPR011701,IPR036259;~PFAM:PF07690;~TransMembrane:8 (i25-44o56-76i88-113o133-151i158-177o183-209i221-243o263-284i);~go_function: GO:0022857 - transmembrane transporter activity [Evidence IEA];~go_process: GO:0055085 - transmembrane transport [Evidence IEA]), whose translation MSLLAIPPSPSVAQGMSLAQLMSELDVAGAFFGVAGLVLINIAWNQAPVVGWQEAYVYVLLIIGALILAMFFVWEIKYAAKPLIPFHALDLDVCFILGCIACGWASFGIWVYYFWRFLENIRGISPLLASAQFIPPALSGLTASFTTGLLMAKMRPGWIMLMAMVAFTLGNIFSAIAPVHQTYWALAFVTLLVTPWGMDMSFPAATVVLSNAVGRRHQGVAASLVTTVVNYSISLGLGFAGTVEVHVNNGGQTFHDTLKGYRGALYMGIGLGGLGVAISVLYLIKSRPKPGQEENRLEKAAE comes from the coding sequence ATGTCCCTCCTTGCGAttcctccttccccgtcAGTTGCGCAGGGTATGTCGCTTGCGCAGCTGATGTCTGAACTAGACGTGGCCGGGGCATTCTTCGGAGTTGCAGGCTTGGTTCTGATCAACATCGCGTGGAACCAGGCACCCGTGGTAGGATGGCAGGAGGCATATGTATACGTCCTGCTAATCATCGGAGCCCTGATTCTAGCCATGTTCTTCGTCTGGGAGATCAAGTACGCGGCCAAGCCACTCATCCCTTTCCACGCACTGGATCTCGACGTCTGCTTTATCCTGGGCTGCATTGCATGTGGCTGGGCCAGTTTCGGCATCTGGGTCTACTACTTCTGGCGGTTCTTGGAGAATATCCGAGGCATATCGCCGTTGCTGGCATCGGCGCAGTTCATACCGCCGGCCTTGTCCGGACTGACGGCCTCATTCACGACGGGACTCCTCATGGCGAAAATGCGGCCCGGCTGGATCATGCTGATGGCCATGGTGGCTTTCACCCTGGGTAATATATTTTCGGCTATCGCTCCGGTTCATCAGACGTATTGGGCGTTGGCCTTTGTAACGCTGTTGGTCACTCCGTGGGGAATGGACATGTCGTTCCCTGCGGCCACGGTTGTCTTGTCGAATGCGGTCGGGCGTCGCCATCAGGGTGTTGCAGCGTCGTTGGTCACGACGGTCGTTAATTATAGCATCTCGCTGGGGCTGGGCTTTGCGGGCACTGTCGAGGTGCATGTGAATAACGGTGGCCAAACCTTCCATGATACGCTTAAAGGGTATCGCGGAGCCTTGTACATGGGTATCGGACTGGGTGGGCTTGGAGTTGCCATCAGTGTGCTCTATCTCATCAAGAGCAGACCGAAACCGGGCCAGGAGGAGAATCGGCTGGAAAAAGCAGCTGAATGA
- a CDS encoding peroxidase (CAZy:AA2;~COG:C;~EggNog:ENOG410PIDX;~InterPro:IPR019794,IPR002207,IPR010255,IPR002016;~PFAM:PF00141;~go_function: GO:0004601 - peroxidase activity [Evidence IEA];~go_function: GO:0020037 - heme binding [Evidence IEA];~go_process: GO:0006979 - response to oxidative stress [Evidence IEA];~go_process: GO:0055114 - oxidation-reduction process [Evidence IEA]), translating into MSSPGDYNAVRKDIVAQLKKPDYDDGSAGPVFVRLAWHSAGTYDAETDTGGSNGAGMRYEAEGGDPSNAGLQYGRAFLEPVKEKHPWITYSDLWTLAGVVAIKEMGGPEVEWKPGRTDLVDDSKVPPRGRLPDGAQGADHLRFIFNRMGFNDQEIVALAGGHNLGRCHTDRSGFEGPWVNNPTRFSNQFFKLLLKLEWTPRKLANGMSQFVYEDPDAEEGDELLMMLPTDIALKTDPSFRQWVEKYAEDKDLFFDHFAKVFAKLVELGIRRDEKGAVLNTDNVKGGYISAPKKSNTPTGPPKKPKAEPVRARL; encoded by the exons ATGAGCAGCCCGGGCGATTACAACGCCGTCCGCAAGGACATTGTCGCACAACTGAAGAAGCCggattatgatgatggaagcgCAGGTCCAGTATTCGTCCGTCTGGCATG GCACTCCGCGGGTACCTACGATGCTGAAACCGACACGGGCGGCAGCAACGGTGCGGGCATGCGATATGAAGCAGAGGGGGGCGATCCGTCAAACGCAGGCCTTCAATACGGTCGGGCATTTTTAGAACCTGTAAAGGAGAAGCATCCTTGGATCACATACTCCGATTTGTGGACGTTAGCAGGCGTTGTGGCGATCAAGGAGATGGGCGGGCCGGAAGTCGAGTGGAAGCCAGGTCGGACGGACCTGGTTGACGACTCCAAGGTACCACCTCGTGGCCGTCTACCTGACGGTGCTCAGGGTGCAGACCATCTCCGCTTTATCTTCAACCGGATGGGCTTCAACGACCAGGAGATTGTGGCGTTGGCGGGAGGACACAACCTGGGTCGGTGCCATACCGATCGCAGTGGGTTCGAAGGTCCCTGGGTGAACAACCCAACACGATTCTCCAATCAGTTCTTTAAGCTTCTATTAAAGTTGGAGTGGACTCCTCGGAAGTTGGCGAACGGCATGAGTCAGTTCGTATATGAGGATCCGgatgcggaggagggagacgagttgttgatgatgctgcccACCGATATTGCACTCAAGACGGACCCATCCTTCCGACAGTGGGTGGAGAAGTATGCAGAGGACAAGGACCTGTTCTTTGACCACTTTGCGAAGGTATTCGCGAAGTTGGTCGAGCTGGGTATTCGACGAGACGAGAAGGGTGCTGTTCTCAACACCGACAATGTCAAGGGAGGTTATATCTCTGCTCCCAAGAAGAGCAACACGCCGACAGGACCACCCAAGAAGCCGAAGGCCGAACCTGTGCGGGCCAGGCTGTAA
- a CDS encoding uncharacterized protein (COG:S;~EggNog:ENOG410PUIC) produces MESASQPIEYVECRHPLFDVDQLEEPADTDQLCGKRIKTLTDMLLNGGRGVYDKLLEFHGWGYKYNTDSHPSLQPRRVKMAILMKILWNQAEYHQPKSLEELFNWERDAGPRLLRQGCVQGLNNYLPISRCSPDPPRVLQASDSRTRGSVRTSGDIPEEYVKVMEKQLYKIGKLDEELLELATPQGDQTEEEQSELIESSTDSSEDSEHTEWVPSTSPEDQGDEDEMSDIEEEETSDRGDGDPMEECSSGGRTPTPTTKVESPATQHRESFSESRRPSEQNTEGVSDPNTTTSTSQQFRRAEPVPTQHAQLVTEAVQRAVMKFTYHELERHQTAAPLDMPRPWLTANLNTMNNVQYSLHPVTAEVELLTADNPRRPRTTRSYRGRGPVSKKYSESAIGCAIVAGRLLDAGSTNIDRKQPGWQNRFTPLEQTFIEATDGQWDFLEREESIGLVECYANVLPQLGMGPTWDMRSAWRKFTGNFDQFACSYNEETTAHCECGPSRDSRTTVDGTRLTTLAPPVLETDRNGVSMEEVLSRVFDPQRQRTCIKCNHSVNYERRFKNVPMRLVVELGPNVSIRSHTKDITLSYRDDGGEGHKATYRWIGGIYSSAPGFLCLLWTGAERGVRCTNLYSYESDLHDGAILGFPMSENHADQVPEHFWRNQQIPLLFYERVMNPSIGELQVAVSAVSGMLESASQGELFLQQSPGWAPPELPPRQENQYPWERYMPKCIRRFKCANSDLRRMLVRGTQPQAQPQAQPQVQIQAQPQVQAQVQAQVQRQEQAAPNWPRRARAQPYAPAHPYAIMSMSPTPIMSADTPSPGTMMSASSYVGGAMPPPPPRTRPMYITRPGYVPPASPVRQHPPLHHPALHGSLASSPVAFPQQRVAYSPGIPTTAPPPYEVVQAMTNQMQLTNPNGNASGGYGPTMMGQSSSPRPQPQLPPTHPENWESRPGHHGPRQ; encoded by the exons ATGGAGTCAGCTTCACAGCCAATTGAATATGTCGAGTGTAGGCACCCACTCTTCGATGTTGACCAGCTCGAAGAGCCTGCCGACACAGACCAACTATGCGGAAAACGCATCAAGACGTTGACCGATATGCTGCTTAACGGGGGCAGGGGCGTATACGATAAGCTGCTGGAGTTCCATGGCTGGggttataagtataatactgattctcatccttcccttcaGCCAAGGCGGGTAAAAATGGCAATCCTGATGAAAATCCTCTGGAATCAAGCTGAATATCACCAGCCCAAGTCATTGGAAGAACTCTTCAACTGGGAAAGGGACGCCGGCCCTCGATTGCTGAGACAGGGGTGTGTTCAAGGGTTGAACAATTACCTACCCATAAGTAGGTGTTCCCCTGATCCCCCAAGGGTTTTGCAAGCATCAGACTCACGGACCCGTGGGTCTGTTAGGACTTCAGGTGATATACCGGAGGAGTATGTGAAGGTTATGGAGAAAcaactatataaaattgGTAAGCTCGACGAAGAGCTTCTTGAACTTGCGACACCACAAGGGGATCAaactgaagaagaacaaagCGAACTCATTGAAAGTAGTACTGACAGTTCGGAAGATTCCGAACATACAGAGTGGGTCCCTTCAACCAGTCCTGAGGACCAGGGAGACGAGGATGAAATGAGCGAcatcgaagaggaggaaaccTCTGACCgtggtgatggggatccTATGGAAGAATGTTCCTCGGGTGGCAGAACACCAACTCCTACGACAAAAGTCGAAAGCCCTGCTACGCAGCATAGAGAAAGCTTCTCAGAGAGCCGGAGACCAAGTGAACAGAACACCGAAGGTGTCAGTGACCCTAACACCACAACTTCTACATCCCAGCAGTTCCGGAGAGCAGAACCAGTACCTACCCAGCATGCCCAGTTAGTTACTGAGGCAGTGCAACGTGCTGTCATGAAATTCACTTATCACGAGCTTGAACGCCATCAGACTGCTGCCCCATTGGACATGCCACGACCATGGCTGACCGCCAACTTAAATACGATGAACAATGTCCAGTACAGCTTACACCCAGTGACAGCTGAGGTAGAGCTGCTCACGGCAGACAATCCGCGACGCCCCCGGACTACCAGGTCTTATAGAGGCCGAGGCCCTGTTAGCAAGAAATACAGCGAAAGTGCGATTGGCTGTGCTATCGTCGCAGGTCGACTGCTAGATGCCGGGTCCACCAACATCGACCGCAAGCAGCCGGGCTGGCAGAATCGCTTCACACCTCTTGAGCAAACCTTCATTGAAGCGACCGATGGTCAATGGGATTTCctcgaaagagaagaaagtatTGGGCTAGTCGAATGCTATGCTAACGTGCTCCCTCAACTGGGCATGGGGCCTACTTGGGATATGCGAAGCGCCTGGCGCAAATTTACGGGCAACTTTGACCAGTTCGCGTGCTCCTACAATGAAGAGACTACTGCGCACTGTGAGTGTGGGCCATCCAGGGATAGCAGAACCACTGTGGATGGCACCCGCTTGACCACTCTGGCACCGCCTGTGCTCGAGACTGATCGGAACGGCGTGAGTATGGAGGAGGTACTGTCTCGGGTATTTGACCCTCAGCGCCAGAGAACCTGCATCAAATGTAACCACTCGGTTAACTATGAGAGACGATTCAAAAACGTCCCCATGCGCCTGGTAGTGGAACTCGGTCCTAATGTGTCTATACGGTCGCATACAAAGGACATTACCCTATCATatcgtgatgatggtggtgaggggcATAAAGCCACATACCGCTGGATAGGAGGGATATACTCATCAGCACCAGGTTTTTTGTGTCTCTTGTGGACTGGTGCCGAACGTGGGGTGCGCTGCACGAACCTGTATTCGTATGAAAGCGATTTGCACGACGGAGCCATACTTGGATTTCCCATGTCAGAAAACCACGCGGACCAAGTGCCCGAGCATTTTTGGAGGAACCAGCAGATCCCCTTGCTCTTCTACGAGCGGGTTATGAACCCGAGTATTGGCGAGCTCCAAGTAGCTGTGAGTGCAGTTAGCGGCATGCTAGAGTCTGCCTCCCAGGGTGAGCTTTTCCTCCAGCAAAGTCCTGGTTGGGCCCCGCCCGAACTACCACCTCGGCAGGAGAACCAATATCCTTGGGAACGTTACATGCCTAAATGTATCAGACGCTTTAAATGTGCCAATTCGGATCTTCGACGCATGTTAGTCCGAGGTACGCAACCCCAGGCGCAACCCCAGGCGCAACCCCAGGTACAAATTCAGGCGCAACCCCAG GTGCAAGCCCAGGTGCAAGCCCAGGTGCAACGCCAAGAGCAGGCTGCACCTAACTGGCCTAGAAGAGCGCGAGCACAGCCTTACGCTCCAGCTCATCCATACGCGATTATGTCCATGTCCCCCACACCGATAATGTCAGCAGATACGCCATCCCCTGGGACCATGATGTCAGCTTCATCGTATGTAGGTGGTGCAatgccaccacctcctcctagGACCAGGCCGATGTATATCACTAGGCCAGGATATGTGCCTCCTGCCAGTCCTGTTCGgcaacacccccctctccatcatccagctCTCCATGGGTCTTTGGCTTCCTCTCCTGTAGCCTTTCCTCAACAGAGAGTCGCTTACAGTCCGGGGATTCCGACCACCGCTCCACCCCCTTATGAAGTCGTACAGGCGATGACCAACCAAATGCAGCTGACAAACCCGAATGGTAACGCCTCTGGTGGCTATGGGCCTACCATGATGGGTCaatcctcctcgccgcgaccacaaccacagctaccaccaacccatccaGAGAATTGGGAGAGTAGGCCCGGCCACCATGGACCTCGCCAGTGA
- the RPS18 gene encoding 40S ribosomal protein uS13 (BUSCO:EOG09264YEG;~COG:J;~EggNog:ENOG410PG18;~InterPro:IPR010979,IPR001892,IPR018269,IPR027437;~PFAM:PF00416;~go_component: GO:0005840 - ribosome [Evidence IEA];~go_function: GO:0003676 - nucleic acid binding [Evidence IEA];~go_function: GO:0003723 - RNA binding [Evidence IEA];~go_function: GO:0003735 - structural constituent of ribosome [Evidence IEA];~go_process: GO:0006412 - translation [Evidence IEA]), with product MSLVSGEKTNFQYILRLLNTNVDGKQKIMYALTQIKGVGRRYSNLVCKKADVDLSKRAGELTTEELERIVTILQAPTQYKIPTWFLNRQRDITDGKDSQVVSNSLDSKIREDLERLKKIRSHRGLRHYWGLRVRGQHTKTTGRRGRTVGVSKKKN from the exons ATGT CGCTCGTGTCCGGCGAGAAGACGAACTTCCAGTACATTCTGCGTCTGCTCAACACCAATGTTGACGGCAAGCAGAAGATCATGTACGCCTTGACCCAGATCAAGGGTGTTGGTCGCCGTTACTCCAACTTGGTCTGCAAGAAGGCCGACGTTGACCTCAGCAAGCG CGCTGGTGAACTCACCACCGAAGAGCTCGAGCGTAtcgtcaccatcctccaggcCCCCACCCAGTACAAGATCCCCACCTGGTTCCTCAACAGACAGCGCGACATCACCGATGGCAAGGACTCCCAGGTCGTCTCCAACTCCCTCGACAGCAAGATCCGTGAGGATCTCGAGCgcctgaagaagatccgcTCCCACCGTGGTCTCCGTCACTACTGGGGTCTCCGTGTCCGCGGTCAGCACACCAAGACCACCGGTCGTCGTGGACGCACCGTCGGTgtcagcaagaagaagaactaa
- the cp3 gene encoding carboxypeptidase C PRC1 (COG:O;~EggNog:ENOG410PFU0;~InterPro:IPR029058,IPR018202,IPR008442,IPR001563;~MEROPS:MER0002010;~PFAM:PF05388,PF00450;~SECRETED:SignalP(1-15);~go_component: GO:0005773 - vacuole [Evidence IEA];~go_function: GO:0004185 - serine-type carboxypeptidase activity [Evidence IEA];~go_process: GO:0006508 - proteolysis [Evidence IEA]): protein MRVLPAAMLVGAATAAVPPFQQVLGGNGAKHGADHAAEVPADHSADGFSKPLHAFQEELKSLSDEARKLWDEVASFFPESMDQNPLFSLPKKHNRRPDHHWDHIVRGSDVQSVWVTGENGEKEREVDGKLEAYDLRVKKTDPSSLGIDPGVKQYTGYLDDNENDKHLFYWFFESRNDPENDPVVLWLNGGPGCSSLTGLFMELGPSSINKKIQPVYNDYAWNSNASVIFLDQPVNVGYSYSNSAVSDTVAAGKDVYALLTLFFKQFPEYAKQDFHIAGESYAGHYIPVFASEILSHKKRNINLQSVLIGNGLTDGLTQYEYYRPMACGDGGYPAVLDEGSCQAMDNALPRCQSMIESCYSSESAWVCVPASIYCNNALLAPYQRTGQNVYDVRGKCEDSSNLCYSAMGYVSDYLNKPEVIEAVGAEVNGYDSCNFDINRNFLFHGDWMKPYHRLVPGLLEQIPVLIYAGDADFICNWLGNKAWTEALEWPGQAEYASAKLEDLVVVENEHKGKKIGQVKSHGNFTFMRLYGGGHMVPMDQPESSLEFFNRWLGGEWF from the exons ATGAgagttcttccagctgctATGCTGGTTGGAGCGGCCACTGCGGCCGTCCCTCCCTTCCAGCAGGTCCTTGGAGGTAACGGTGCCAAGCACGGTGCCGACCATGCGGCCGAGGTCCCTGCGGATCACAGTGCCGACGGGTTCTCCAAGCCGCTGCACGCATtccaggaggagctgaagtcTCTCTCTGATGAGGCTCGTAAGCTCTGGGATGAGGTTGCTAGCTTCTTCCCGGAGAGCATGGATCAGaaccctctcttctccctccccaagaaGCACAACCGCCGCCCCGACCACCACTGGGACCACATCGTCCGCGGCTCCGACGTCCAGAGCGTCTGGGTCACTGGTGAGAACGGTGAGAAGGAGCGTGAGGTCGATGGCAAGCTGGAAGCCTATGATCTCAGGGTCAAAAAGACCGATCCTAGCTCTCTTGGTATCGACCCTGGTGTAAAGCAGTACACCGGTTATCTCGATGACAATGAGAACGACAAGCACCTGTTCTACT GGTTCTTCGAGTCTCGCAACGACCCCGAGAACGACCCTGTTGTTCTGTGGCTGAACGGTGGCCCTGGATGCTCTTCCCTCACCGGTCTTTTCATGGAGCTCGGCCCTAGCAGcatcaacaagaagatccagCCGGTCTACAATGACTACGCTTGGAACTCCAACGCGTCCGTGATCTTCCTCGACCAGCCTGTCAATGTCGGTTACTCCTACAGCAACTCTGCTGTCAGTGACACGGTCGCTGCTGGCAAGGACGTCTATGCCTTGCttaccctcttcttcaaacAATTCCCCGAGTATGCCAAGCAGGACTTCCACATTGCCGGTGAATCCTATGCTGGTCATTATATCCCCGTCTTTGCTTCGGAGATTTTGTCTCACAAGAAGCGCAACATCAACCTGCAGTCCGTTCTCATTGGCAACGGTCTCACCGACGGACTCACTCAGTACGAGTACTACCGTCCCATGGCCTGTGGTGACGGTGGTTACCCAGCTGTCTTGGACGAGGGCTCCTGCCAGGCCATGGACAACGCCCTTCCTCGCTGCCAGTCCATGATTGAGTCTTGCTACAGTTCCGAGAGCGCTTGGGTTTGTGTCCCGGCCTCCATCTACTGTAACAACGCCCTCCTGGCCCCTTACCAGCGCACCGGACAGAACGTCTACGATGTTCGTGGCAAGTGCGAGGATAGCTCCAACCTTTGCTACTCGGCCATGGGCTACGTCAGCGACTACCTGAACAAGCCCGAGGTCATTGAGGCTGTTGGCGCTGAGGTCAACGGCTACGACTCGTGCAACTTTGACATCAACCgcaacttcctcttccacggTGACTGGATGAAGCCCTACCACCGTCTCGTTCCGGGACTCCTGGAGCAGATCCCTGTCCTGATCTACGCCGGTGATGCCGATTTCATCTGCAACTGGCTCGGCAACAAGGCCTGGACTGAAGCCCTTGAGTGGCCCGGACAGGCTGAATATGCCTCCGCGAAGCTGGAGGACTTGGTCGTGGTCGAGAATGAGcacaagggcaagaagatcgGCCAGGTCAAGTCACATGGCAACTTCACCTTCATGCGTCTTTATGGTGGTGGCCACATGGTCCCGATGGACCAGCCTGAGTCGAGTCTCGAGTTCTTCAACCGCTGGTTGGGAGGTGAATGGTTCTAA
- a CDS encoding guanine nucleotide exchange factor SDO1 (BUSCO:EOG0926400M;~COG:J;~EggNog:ENOG410PFAQ;~InterPro:IPR002140,IPR018978,IPR019783,IPR036786, IPR039100,IPR037188;~PFAM:PF09377,PF01172;~go_process: GO:0042254 - ribosome biogenesis [Evidence IEA];~go_process: GO:0042256 - mature ribosome assembly [Evidence IEA]): MPINQPSNQIKFTNVSVVRLKKGKKRFELACYKNKLLEYRSGAEKDLDNVLQVPTIFLSVSKAQTAPSAELTKAFGADTPADEIRQEILRKGEVQVGERERKEIIERVEKEVLDIVSGRLVDPTTKRVYTPGMISKALDQLSSASGQQSQTPGNGETDGDNSEESRPRKPLWTGVTANKSAKSQALEAMKALIAWQPIPVMRARMRLRVTCPVSLLKQSVKGGAAGGAGAGGKEKEAPSKGGSKSNKKGGKGSKKARQQESEDEAGGSDAESAPAKGPSNVKDKILSYIESIEAQEVVGGDEWEVIGFAEPGAFKGLNEFVGNETRGRGRVEVLDMTVTHEE, from the exons ATGCCCATCAACCAACCATCAAACCAGATCAAATTTACCAATGTATCAGTCGTTAGGCTAAAAAAGG GTAAAAAGCGCTTCGAGCTCGCCTGCTACAAGAACAAACTCCTCGAATATCGCTCCGGTGCAGAGAAGGATCTCGACAATGTTCTCCAAGTCCCCACGATCTTCCTGTCCGTTTCTAAAGCGCAAACAGCCCCATCCGCCGAGTTAACAAAGGCCTTCGGCGCCGACACACCTGCAGATGAGATCCGGCAAGAAATTTTACGAAAGGGTGAAGTGCAGGTTGGCGAGCGCGAGCGGAAGGAAATCATCGAGCGagtggagaaggaagtgTTGGATATTGTATCAGGACGGCTGGTTGATCCTACGACGAAACGAGTCTATACCCCCGGAATGATCTCCAAGGCCTTGGACCAGCTGAGCTCGGCTAGTGGTCAACAATCGCAAACACCCGGCAATGGGGAGACGGATGGGGATAACAGCGAGGAGAGCCGCCCGCGGAAACCGCTCTGGACGGGTGTGACTGCCAACAAGTCCGCGAAGAGTCAAGCGCTTGAGGCCATGAAGGCGCTTATTGCATGGCAACCTATTCCTGTGATGCGGGCGCGGATGCGTCTCCGCGTTACCTGTCCTGTGTCACTGTTGAAGCAGAGTGTCAAGGGTGGCGCGGccggtggtgctggcgcGGGTGGtaaggaaaaggaggcgCCATCCAAGGGCGGCTCCAAGTCCAACAAGAAGGGTGGAAAGGGGTCCAAGAAGGCTCGTCAGCAGGAatccgaggatgaggcgggCGGTTCTGACGCAGAATCCGCACCTGCCAAGGGCCCGAGCAATGTCAAGGATAAGATCCTGAGCTACATTGAATCCATCGAGGCTCAGGAGGTTGTCGGCGGAGACGAGTGGGAGGTCATTGGCTTTGCGGAGCCGGGAGCTTTTAAGGGACTGAACGAGTTCGTGGGTAACGAGACCCGGGGCAGAGGACGCGTGGAAGTGCTGGATATGACGGTGACCCATGAAGAGTAA
- a CDS encoding uncharacterized protein (COG:T;~EggNog:ENOG410PM5P;~InterPro:IPR000719,IPR011009,IPR008271;~PFAM:PF07714,PF00069;~go_function: GO:0004672 - protein kinase activity [Evidence IEA];~go_function: GO:0005524 - ATP binding [Evidence IEA];~go_process: GO:0006468 - protein phosphorylation [Evidence IEA]), protein MTLFRHTINKPLRSLSYKPSKQLSSKTIPPTYPIEEERNPHCNPNKYYPARIGETIGNKYCIISKLGWGANSTAWLAKDISRWPWQSTKYVTVKITNCGEGEKKAAEEELSISQHISGLRSEHEGRSYVRLVEDSFEVRGSILGDDHLCLVFKPLREPLWVLGRHLGSTNGVPPQVLKAFLRVILTGLNFLHSECRIIHTDLKADNFLIGFEDITIIDKYVRQQEAHPAPHVLRNGRPIYESRNDFGPLKKGVGMLKISDFSAAVFGDVLTPHNHDIQPQPFCAPEVLLKAGWSYSADVWNLGTVLWELLADETLFDGVCEHRRKYSKEVHVAQMIRLLGGPPPSRFLDKCDPCIRDGLFSAQGTFKFPGLIPSEEFNFSNMTPFLHGEDKRLFIGFVRRMLQWEPESRSSAKELYNDPWLCYEP, encoded by the exons ATGACTCTATTTCGTCATACAATCAACAAACCTCTTCGCTCCCTATCCTATAAACCCAGCAAACAACTATCTTCCAAGACTATCCCCCCCACCTACCcaatagaagaagaacgcaACCCACACTGCAATCCAAACAAATACTATCCCGCCCGAATCGGAGAAACCATCGGGAACAAATACTGTATCATCTCCAAACTAGGATGGGGTGCTAATTCCACCGCGTGGTTAGCGAAGGATATATCTCG CTGGCCCTGGCAATCAACCAAATATGTAACCGTGAAGATCACGAACTGCggtgagggggagaagaaagccgcggaggaggaattgaGCATATCGCAGCATATCTCCGGACTGCGGTCTGAACATGAAGGTCGTTCGTATGTTAGACTTGTTGAGGATTCGTTTGAAGTACGAGGTAGTATCCTTGGAGACGATCATTTGTGCTTGGTCTTCAAGCCACTCAGAGAGCCGCTTTGGGTTCTAGGACGACATCTGGGCAGTACGAACGGGGTGCCTCCGCAGGTTCTGAAAGCTTTCTTAAGGGTTATACTAACGGGTTTGAATTTCTTGCATTCCGAATGTCGGATCATACACACTG ATCTAAAAGCCGACAACTTCCTCATCGGATTCGAGGACATCACCATTATCGATAAATATGTCCGCCAACAAGAAGCTCATCCCGCTCCGCATGTACTCCGGAACGGACGTCCTATATACGAATCTAGGAACGACTTCGGCCCACTCAAAAAAGGAGTAGGCATGCTGAAGATTTCCGACTTCAGTGCTGCTGTTTTTGGGGATGTACTGACCCCGCATAACCATGACATCCAGCCTCAGCCATTCTGCGCCCCTGAGGTTCTGTTGAAGGCTGGTTGGTCGTACAGTGCTGATGTTTGGAATTTAGGGACAGTG CTTTGGGAACTGCTCGCTGATGAGACGCTATTTGATGGGGTATGTGAACATCGAAGGAAATATTCCAAGGAGGTGCATGTCGCGCAGATGATTAGGCTGCTGGGGGGGCCTCCCCCCTCACGGTTTCTGGATAAATGTGATCCGTGTATACGGGATGGCTTGTTTTCGGCTCAAG GGACATTCAAGTTCCCTGGGTTGATTCCGTCGGAGGAATTCAATTTCTCGAATATGACGCCCTTTCTACATGGAGAGGATAAACGCTTGTTCATTGGATTCGTTCGGAGAATGCTCCAGTGGGAACCGGAGAGTCGGTCGAGTGCGAAGGAGCTCTATAATGACCCTTGGCTTTGTTATGAACCTTAG